Part of the Woronichinia naegeliana WA131 genome, GCTGAGGATTAGTCCATCAACAGTGATTAGTGAACTAAAAAAAAGAGTCTAGTTTAGTATTCGTCAACGAAAAAAAACTAGCAGAACTGGAACCCAGTCAGAGTATTGTAACGCTCTGCCAATGGAATGACGTGGAAGCAGAACTCGACGAAATGTGGGGTTTTGTGAAGAGCAAAAAAGAGCAAAGATGGTTATGGCACGCTATTGATCATAAGACAGGTGAGATATTAGCTTATGTTTTGTCTGGTCACAAAGACGAAGCATTTCTAAGGCTAAAAGAGTTGTTAGAACCTTTTGGTATTACTCAATATTATACAGATGGATGGGGGGCTTACGAACGACATATTGAGCCAGCATTGCATGAGGTGGGTAAGTATAATACTCAAAAAATCGAACGAAAGCACTTGACATTGAGAACTCGAATAAAGAGATTAGCGAGAAAAACGATTTGTTTCTCCAAATCTATTGTGATGCACGATATACT contains:
- a CDS encoding IS1 family transposase, which gives rise to MEAELDEMWGFVKSKKEQRWLWHAIDHKTGEILAYVLSGHKDEAFLRLKELLEPFGITQYYTDGWGAYERHIEPALHEVGKYNTQKIERKHLTLRTRIKRLARKTICFSKSIVMHDILQTFII